CCTACACCCAGCCGCGCAGCCAGTAGACGAACAGGCCCGCGTATTCCTTGATGATGGAGCGGCTGGCGTCGAACGTGCGCTGGTCGGGCACCCACAGCGACAGCGAGCCGTCGGTGGGCGGCACGATCTGCGGCGGCGCCGGCGCGGCGATGGCGACCACGCCCTGCTTGGCGAAGGCGGCCATGGCGCGCGGCATGTGCAGCGCGGAGGTCACCAGCAGGATCTTGCCGATGCCGCGGGCCTTGAGCTGGTCCTCGGTCATGGCGGCGTTCTCGTAGGTGGTGCGGCTGGAGTTCTCCAGGATCAGCGCCGTTTCCGGCACGCCCTGCTGGCGGATGGCGTGGGCCATGCCGCGGGCTTCGCTGACGTCGCCTTCCAGTGCGCCGCCCGACAGCAGCACCTTGGGCGCGCGGCCGGCCAGGTAGAGCTGGGCGGCGATGTCGATCCGCACCACGGCCTTGTCTTTTTCATAAGGCAGGAACCAGTTGGCGCGGCCGTTGGCCGTGTTGCCGCCCAGCACCACGATCGCGTCGGCGGTCGGGGATTGCTCGGGCGACAGGTGGGGATAGCGGCTTTCCAGCGCTCCGCCCAGCCAGACCGAGGTCACCGGCAGCGACCAGGCCAGCGCCCATAGCAGGCCCGCGACGATCAGCGCGCCGCCGGTCTTGCGCAGCCGGAACAGGCCCAGCACCAAGCCGATGACGACCAGCGTCATGCACAGGTTGAATGGAATGATGAGGTTGGTCAGATAGCTGGAAAAGGTCATGTCTAAACAATCCGGTTACTGCTGGCCGTCCAGCAGGCGCCTGGCCTGCCGTTCGACTTCATCCTCCGGCGGCCATGCGTCTTCGGCGCCCACGCAGACCGCGCGCGGCGACCAGGGGCCGGTGCGGCCGGGCCGGGTGACGCCGAACAGCGTGAGCTGCCGTGCGGACGCTGCGGCGGCCACGTGCGAGACGCCGGAATCGTTGCAGATCACCAGGGCCGACCGCGCGGTCAGGGCGGCGAAGGCGCCGAGCGAAAGCGGCGGCAGCAACTGGGCGGTCGGCGCATTGCGCCGGGCCTCGTCCGTTTCCGCGGGAGGAGGGCACATTACCACGGTATGGCCCTGATTCTGCAAGCCGCGGGTAAGTGTATCGAATCCTGGCCAGACTTTGACCTTGCCCTTGTGCAGGCCGGTGGCCGTGGGCGCGATCAGGACGAAGCGTTTGCCTGTCAGCCCGGCGGCGGCCAGGGCCTCGTCGGCTGCCCGCTCGTGGGCGGGCGTGAGCGGCAGGTCCAGCGTCGGGGCGGGGTGGGCCGGGCCGGCGGGCAGGCCCCAGCGCGTGAGCGCGGCGCGGGTCAGGTAGTGCCAGGATTCGACGGCGTGCAGGGACGCCTCCGGCTTGTTCACCGGCCAGCGCAGCAGCAGGCTGCGGCCGTCGTCCCGGTAGCCCGCCGACGGCAGGCCCGCCAGCCGGAACACCAGGGCGCTGGACAGCGAGTCGGGCAGCAGCAGGCCCCGGGCGCGCCTGCCGTCGACGCCCAGCGCGCGACGGTGGGCGCTGACCGCGGCCCGGTCGGGCCCAACCTTGCCTCGCATCGCGATGAAATCCTGCTTGTCGATGCCTTCCAGCAGGTCCCGCGCCCACGGGCGGGCGCAGATCACCAGGGGCAGGCCGGCCGCCTGCAGGGCGCGCAGGCTGGGCAGGCTCATGCAGACATCGCCAACCCAGTTGGGCAGGCGGACATACAGACAGCTGAATTCGGACATGGGCGGGCGCCGGGGCGCAGGTCAAGGACGGGACAGGGGGCGGACGGCGGCGCGCAGCCGGTACAATCCACCGCATAATTGTATTGAAGCGAGTGATTCCTTTGAATTCTGCCGCACGCAAAGCGACCTTGGGCTCCGAGCCTGTCAAAGCCGAACTCTGGGGGCGGATCTACAAGCGCGTGGGCGCCTACTGGAAGGGCCTGGTGCTTGCCATCCTGCTGATGGCGGGCGCGGCGGCCACCCAGCCCACGCTGGCGGTCATCATGAAACCGCTGCTCGACGAGGGCTTTTCCGGCGTCAAGCCGCATTATGTCTGGTCCTTGCCGCTGGCGGTGGTGGGACTGATCTTTGTGCGCGGGGTCTGCAATTTCTTCAGCGACTACCTGCTGGCCTGGGTGGCCAACAACGTGTTGCTGGGCATGCGCCGCGACATGTTCGAACGTCTGCTGGGGCTGCCCGACGCCGACTTCAAGACCGGCGACACCGGCCGCCTGCTGAACCGCTTCACCATCGACGCCGGCAACGTCACCGGCTACGCCACCGATGTGATTTCCGTGCTGGTGCGCGAAACCCTGGTCGTGATCGCGCTTATCTGCGTGCTGCTGTACATGTCCTGGGTACTGACCCTGATCATCCTGATCATGCTGCCGGTGTCGGTGCTGGTCGCCCGCGTGTTCATCAAGCGCCTGCGCAGCATCAACCGCGACACGGTCAACATGAATGCCGAGCTGACCCGGGTGGTCAGCGAGGGCATCGACGGCCAGCGCGTCATCAAGCTGTTCGACGGCTATGAGGTCGAGCGCGGCCGCTTCGCCTTCGTCAGCGGCAAGCTGCGCCGCTTCGCCATGCGCACGACCACGGCCGACGCCGCGCTGACGCCGCTGACCCAGGTCTGCATTTCGATTTCTGTGGGCGCGGTGATCGCCGTCGCCCTCAGCCAGGCCAATAGCGGTTCCCTGACCGTGGGCAGCTTCGCCTCGTTCATGGCCGCCCTGGCGCAGATTTTCGATCCCATCAAGCGCCTGACCAACGTCGCCGCCCGCATGCAGAAGATGCTGGTGTCCGCCGAAAGCGTGTTCACGCTGATCGACCAGAAGCCGGAAATCGACCAGGGCACGCGCACGCTGCCCGAGCCGGTGCGCGGCCGCGTGGAATTCCGAGGCGTCGGCCATCGCTTCCCCGACGCCGACCGCGACACGCTGCACGACGTGTCCTTCACCGTCGAGCCCGGCCAGACCGTGGCGCTGGTGGGCCGCTCGGGCAGCGGCAAGACCACGCTGGTGAACATGCTGCCGCGCTTCGTGCTGGCCGAGACCGGAACCATCCTGGTCGACGACGTGCCCGTCAACGACCTGACGCTGCGCAGCCTGCGCTCGCATCTGTCGCTGGTCAGCCAGGACGTGGTGCTGTTCGACGACACCATCGCCGCCAACGTCGGCTACGGCGCGCTGGGCGAGGCGAGCGAGCAGCAGGTCCGCGACGCGCTCGCCGCCGCCAACCTGCTGGAATTCGTCGAGGGCCTGCCCAACGGCCTGCAGACCCAGGTGGGCGAGAACGCCGCGCGCCTGTCCGGCGGCCAGCGCCAGCGCCTGGCGATCGCGCGCGCCCTGATCAAGAACGCGCCCATCCTGATCCTGGACGAGGCCACCTCGGCCCTGGACAACGAGTCCGAGCGTCAGGTTCAAGCCTCGTTGGAACGCCTGATGCGCGGTCGCACCACGCTGGTCATCGCGCACCGCCTGTCCACCGTGCAGAACGCCGACCGTATCATCGTGCTGGACGCCGGCAGGATCGTCGAGCAGGGCGCCCATTCCGAGTTGCTGGCGGCCAATGGCCTGTACGCATCGCTCTACAAGATGCAGTTCCGCGAGGACTAGCCCTCCCCGAAGCGCTTGCGCGCTGCCCCTCGCGGCGCATGCCTGCGGACCGGCAAAGCCGGCTCCGCGGCATCCCGATGGGTGGCGATCGATGCTCTAGATGCCCGACTGAGGGCTGCCCGAACCAGGAGAAGCCTCATGTCCGTGCCCGCCGAAGGCAATCAACTCGTCAACGTCGTCGTGCTGCTGGGCGCGGCGGTGGTCGCCGTGCCGCTGTTCAAGCGGCTGGGGCTGGGGTCGGTGCTGGGGTATCTGGCGGCCGGCCTGGCGATCGGCCCGTTCGGCATCGGCTTCTTTTCCGATCCCAAGTCCATCCTGCACGTCGCCGAGCTGGGCGTGGTGATGTTCCTGTTCATCATCGGGCTGGAGATGCAGCCCTCGCGGCTGTGGAAGCTGCGCGGAGAGATCTTCGGCCTGGGCGTGGCCCAGGTGCTGGCCTGCGGCGCGCTGCTGACCGGGGTCGGCCTGCTGGCCGGGCTGTCGGCGCCGGCCGCGTTCATGGCGGCCATGGGCTTCGTGCTGTCCTCCACCGCCATCGTCATGCAGATCCTGGCCGAGCGCGACGAGACCGCCAGCGCCCAGGGCCAGCGCATCGTTTCCATCCTGCTGCTCGAGGACCTGGCCATCGTGCCGCTGCTGGCATTGGCCGCGCTGCTGGCGCCCGCCGGCACGGGCGGGCACGGCGATCCCTGGACCCAGGCCGCCATCGCGCTGGGTTGCGTGCTGGCGCTGCTGGCGGCTGGCCGATGGCTGCTCAATCCGCTGTTCCGCCTGCTGGCCGCGGCCCGCGCGCGCGAGGTCATGACGGCGGCGGCGCTGCTGGTGGTGCTGGGCGCGGCCTTGCTGATGGAGCTGGGCGGCCTGTCCACCGCGATGGGCGCATTCCTGGCCGGCGTGCTGCTGTCCGAATCGACTTTCCGGCATCAGCTGGAAGCCGAGGTCGAACCGTTCCGGGGCATTCTGCTGGGCCTGTTCTTCCTGGGCGTGGGCATGTCGCTGGATCTGTCCGCGGTGGCGCGCGAATGGCCGTTGATCCTGGCGGCGGTGCTGATCTTCATGGCGGTCAAGTCCATCGGCGTCTATGCCGTCGCCCGCGCGTTGCGCGCCTCCCATGGCGAGGCGCTGACCCGCGCCGCGCTGTTGGCCCAGGGCGGCGAGTTCGCCTTCGTGCTGTACGGCGCGGCCGCCGCGGTCGGCATTTTCGACGCCCATCTCGCGGCCGTGCTGACCGCCGTGGTCATCATTTCCATGGCGCTGACCCCGCTGTGCGTGCTGGCGCTGCGCTGGTTGCTGCCCAAGCCGGCGCCGTCCATGGACGGGGTGGACGTGGCGCGCGACCTGGACGGCTGCGCGCTCATCATCGGTTTCGGGCGGTTCGGCCAGATCGTCACCCAGGCCATGCTGGCGCGCGGCATCAAGGTGTCCATCCTTGACACCGACACGGACGCCATCCGGGCCGCCGCCAAATGGGGCGTGAAAGTCTATTACGGGGACGGAACCCGCGTGGACATGCTGCGCACCGCCGGCGCCGGGACCGCCAAGCTGATCCTGGTCTGCATCGACGATCCCAAGGCCGTCAACCATGCGGTCAAGCTGATCAAGTCGGAATTCCCCCTGGTCAAGCTGGTGGTGCGCGCCTACGACCGCATTCATGCGCTGGCGCTGGTGAAGGAGGGCGTGGACTTCCAGGTGCGTGAAACCCTGGAGTCGGCCCTGGCCTTCGGTGAAGCCGCCCTGCGCGAGGCCGGGGTGCCGGCGGACGAGGCCGAGGAAGCGATGGCCGACGTGCGTCGGCGCGACGCCGAGCGCTTCGAGCTGGAAGTGGCCGGCGGCCTGTTCGCCGGCCGTTCCCTGCTGTACGGCAATATGAGCAGCCCGGCCGACGGCCGGAACGACCAGCCGGACCGGGAGGCGCCGGACAGTCACGAGGCCGCGCGCAGCACGTCCGTGTGACAAGCATTCGCGGCATCTATGTAAAGCGATCTTTGCATTTATTTTCGCTTCATTTCACGCGCAAGCCGCGCCTGCTGAGTTAGATTGGGCCGGTCGGTTCTTCATTCCGAAGAGCCCGCCGCCAGGAGGCCGCCATGCTGCAATCAGATCGCATCACCACGCCGCCGCAAGCCATCGGTTTCGAGCTTGCCCGCCGACAGGCCGCCGTGCTGCGCTGCGGATTTTCAGCGCAGGCGATGCGCGAGCTGGTATCGCACTCGGGGGCGGGCGGGCCGGCCTGGGCCATCGGCGCCCACCGTGAAACGGACAAGGCGCGTGGCGCCAAGGGCTTTCCGTTCCGCATCGCCGCCGCCGTGTCCTGATTCGGCGGCCGGCCGGCGTCAGGGCTGGGCCATCGCCGTGCGGCTCTTGCCGGCCGACTTCGCCAGGTACAGGGCCCGGTCGGCCGCGTGCAGCACCGAGGCCCTGTCGGCGCCGTGGCGCGGAATCAAGGCGATGCCGACGCTGCCGCCGATGCTCACCGGCTTGTCCTGGTCCAGATCGTAGGGCAGGGAAACCGAGGCAATGATGCGTTCGCCCAGTTCGCGCGCTTCGGCCTCGGACAAGCGGCCGGCCAGCAGCACGAATTCGTCGCCGCCGATGCGCGCGGCCACCGCGTCCGCCGGCTTGAGCGCGACCAGGCGTGCGGATACCTGGGTCAGCAACGTATCGCCCGCCGCGTGGCCGTAGGTGTCGTTGACGGCCTTGAAGCCGTCCAGGTCCAGATACAGCACCGCATATTCCGCCTGTCCGTGGCCGGCGTTGCGGACGGCGATGTCCAGCGCGCCGAACAGGCCGTGACGGTTGAGCAGGCCGGTCAGCGAATCCTGGCGGGCATGCAGCTCGTTCTCGCGCCGGGCGAGCATGGTGGACACCAGCATGTCGTTCAGCCGGTACGAGGCCATGGACATGGACGTCATGTACAAGGGCACCTGCACCAGCACCAGCCACAGGATGGACTCGTGGGTGAACAGCGCGCCCAGCGCGCAGGGGCCGATGCTCAGTGCGACCATCGCCGCCGACAGGCGCGGCGCGCCGAAGTTGCGCACGCAGATGCCGCCGACCATCGACGCGGCCGACAGGCATGCGAGCGTGGCGGCGATCCAGTCGCCGCTGAGCAGGCTGATGAAGGTGCCGTAGCCCACGCTCAGCGCCCAGCAGAGCGCCAGCACCACGTACAGGTCCGTGTGCGTGGGCTTGCCGGCGAGCGCCGCCCGGCGGGCCGAGGTCAACACCACGATGCGCGAGGCGCAGACCAGCGTTTCCAGCGCCAGCCACAGCAGGAAGGGCGGCTCGGGGCGGCGCAAGGTTATCAGCGCGGCGACCATCAGCGTATTGATGATGCCGCCGAAGAAGATCGGCAGGGAGCCGAACAGGCCGCCCAGCAGAGCGATCTGGATATCGGCGGGCACGTTGCGGCCGGGCTTGACCAGCCATTTCGTCAGGCGCCATGCCGGCAAGCTGTAGATCCGATCCTTTTTTTCCATGGTGTTTCGGAGGCGGCCGCGGGTCCGGTTCAATTCGGCTCGGTCCACGCGCGCGGCCGGATTGCGCCATGGTAGCCGGGGACGGCCGCGGGCGCATCATACGGCAAGTGCCCGCGTCATGTATTCACGGTGTGTTTACACCGTATGCCGCCGCTGCTTGCGCGGCTGCACATGGCCCGGCATTATCTGGCTGCTGCTTTACAGGATATGAATCCGGCCCTCGGCCGCCGCGAAGGAGCGCCGTCTTGATGCCCCACGGCTATGTGCACCGCGCCTTGTACACCTTGGCCGCGCTGGTCGCGGTGGGCATCTGCGTGGCCGCGGCGGCCTTGCTGTGGGTCGACCGGCGCGGCACCTGGGACGCGGCCTATGTCGCGTCGCGCAATCTGGCCGACGGGCTGGCCGGCGCCATCGGCCGCACGCTCCACGTCTACGACCTGTCCTTGCAGGGCGTGATCGAACGGTTGCACGAGCCGGGCGTGGCCTTGCTGGCGCCGCAGACGCTGCATCGCTTCCTGTTCGATCGTTCCGCCTCGGCCGAGTACCTGGGCACCATCCTGGTGCTGGACAGCGACGGCCTGGTCCGCTACGACTCCGCCTCCATCGCACCGCCGCTTACCAGCTTCGCCGATCGCGATTTCTTCCGGGTCCATCGCGATGCCGACGACGTGGGCATGTACCTCAGCCGCCCCTACCGCAGCCGCCTGCGCGGCGGCGACGAGAGCCTGGCGGTCAGCCGGCGGCTGTCCAATCCCGATGGCAGCTTCGCCGGCGTGGTCGTGGGCACGCTGCGCCTGGCGTATTTTCGCGATCGCTTTGCGGGCCTGTCGATCGGCGAGCGCGACGTCATCACCGTGTTCCGCAACGACGGCGCGGTGCTGGCGCGCGACCCGTATTCCATGAGCGACCTGGGCGACGACCTTGCCATGTCGCCGGCCTTCCAGCAGTTCCTGATCCGGCGGGAGGGCGCCTTTGTCGGCATGCTGTCGCCAGACGGCGTGCGTCGCCTCTATACATTCGACAGTGTGGAAGGCACGCCCGTGGTGGTCGCCGTGGCGTTGGCCGTGGACGAGGTGCTGCAGCCCTGGGTGCGCCGGGCGATGCTGATCGTACCCGTCACCATCGCCCTGTCGGCGGCGATGCTGGCGCTGATGCTGCTGTATCGCCGGGAAATGGCGCGGCGCGGCGAGGTCGAGCGCAGGCTGGAGGCGCAGGCGCATACCGATGGCCTGACGGGCATATCCAATCGCAGGCTGTTCGACGAGGTGCTTGAGCGCGAGTGGCAAAGCGCGCTGCGCGAGCGCGCGCCGCTGTCCCTGCTGTTCGTGGATGCGGACCATTTCAAGCGCTACAACGACCGCTATGGGCATCAGGAAGGTGACGCGCTGTTGCGGCGGCTGGCCCAGGCCATCCGCCAGAAGGCCCGGCGGCCGCGCGACCTGGCGGCGCGCTATGGCGGGGAAGAGTTCGTGCTGTTGCTGCCGCGCACGGAAGGGCGGCAGGCCCTCGCCATCGCTGAACGCCTGCGCAAGTCGGTCGCCGCCTTGCGGCTGCCGCACCAGGACAATGGCGGGGGCATCGTCACGCTGAGCATCGGGGTGGCGTCGGCGCTGCCCGAGCCAGGGCAGGCGGCGGCCAGCCTGGTCGAAGCCGCGGACGCGGCGGTCTATCGCGCCAAGGAAGCCGGCCGCAACCGCGTGTTCATGGCCGGACGGTAAGGCGCCGGCGTGCCGGTAGCGCGCGCCGCCCGCAAGGCGGCGCGCTTCAGGCAAGGGCTCAGCGGCCCAGCATCACGGCCTGCAGGCGGGTGTGGGCCTGCTGCACGTTGCGCGCCTGGGTGTTCAGGTCTTGCAGCATCGTGTTCAATTCCTTCTGAACGGCCGGATCGCTGACCTGGACGGTCGAGCCGGAGATCTGGATTTCCTTCTGGTGCTGGGCGACGTAGTCGGCGATCTTCAGGCTGCTGTCGAAAGTGGCGTTGATCTGCGGCAGCACGCTGCGGAAGGTGTCGGCCGGCAGCGTCACGGTCTTTTCATAGGCCTTGGCATAGACGGCCTTCAGGTCGTCGGGCTGCTTGAGCTGCGCGCGGGCGGCGTCGGCCTTGCCTTGCTGCTCCTTCAGCGCCGTGCCCATGTCATTGAGCGCCGTCTGCACCGTCTTCAGGTCGTCGCGGCGAGCGACGATGTCGCTCAGTGTACGCATGCCGCCCTTTTGCATCAGGCTGTTCAGCGGCTTGACCGATGCGTCCATGCCCGAGTTGAAATCCGTGATCACGGCGTAGTGCGCGGCGTAGTCGCCGAAGGACTTCTTTTCTTCCGCCGTCAGCTGCGGCACGCGCACGCCGGGTTTGTCGATGATACGGGTCTGCAGGAATTGCGTGAACGCGGCGCGTTGCTCGGGTTCCTTGTCGCCGCAGGCGGCGAGCAGCAAGGGCAGCGCCAGGGCCAGGGCGACGATCGGGCGGAAAAGGAATTTCATGGAAAAGCTCCTGTGTTGCGGGATATCGGGCGAGCCGCCGGGCAGCAACGCCAAGCGCCGGGAGCTTATCGACTGCTCCCGGCGCCTGCCACAGGTTTAAGACTTGTTTGCAAACGAAGTGGAATGAAACAACTCGGTCACAGAACGATGTGATTCGCGCGTCGTTTGCTGCTACGTGCGCGCGGCGCGCGCTTAGCGGGGTGCCTGGACGGGCCCTAGACCACGAATTGCGGCCGTCCTTCACGGACCCAGCGGGCGTAGCGCGCATCAATGGCCGGGGCCAGCCGTTCGTAGTGTTCCCAGGTGTCCGGCACGCTGTAGAGCGAGGCTTCGTTCACCGAGAAGGCGGCGAAGTAGTCGTCGATGTAGCGGCTGTCGTGATCGTCGCCCACGTAGTACGCCAGGGCGAAGGCGGCGCCCTCGGCATTCAGATCTTCGTCGATCAGTTTTTCGTCCAGCTCGGTGATCAGGAACCGGGCGCCTGTCAATTCCCGGCGTTGCAAAGCGGCCAGCGCCTCGGCCGAATCGTCGATCAGCTCCTCGCCCGCCATGCCGTGCAACAACGCCCAGGCCAGGAACATGCCGATGTGGGTGGCGGCGGCGGATTCAGGCAGGTCGGCGGGATAATCGCCCTCGTAGTGCCAGGATGCATCGTCGAATTTCATCAGGATCTGTGTTCCTTGTCGTGGGAGGGCCACCCGCGCGCCGGGCGGTGCGGGATTCAGAAAACCAGCGGGCGCAGCACCAGCACCCAGACCGCCAGCAACAGGGCCAGCACGCTGATGGCCAGCGAGGCGGTGGCGCCCGCGCGGCCCAGGTCGGCCCGATGGGCGCCTCGACGCCAGCCCGCATAAGTGAGGCCGGCCAGCGCCAGCCAGCCGAGCGCCGCGCCGGCATAGGGCAGGCCGTCGGCGATGCGCGGCAGGAGATTCCAGGCGACCAGCACGCCGAGCAGGGTCAGCGTGCTGCAGAGCAGGGCCATGAAACCCAGCCTGGGACTGAGCCGCATCAGGAAGGACTGAATGCCGCCGGCGATGAAGGCATAGGCCGCGAGCTTGGCGGCGCCGGCCTCGGTGTTGCCGTTCAGGATCAGGGCGAGCGGCGCGCGCGAGCCGGTGCCGCGCAGGAAATAGTAGAAGACGCCGGCGGCGACCGCGCCGAAGCACAGGGCCAGGACGCCGTGCCAGCGCGCGCGCGGGCGGGACGGCGGATGGGCGGCGATAACGGGCGAGGGTAGGTTCATCGGTGATTCCTGTGGTGGTGTTCGCGGGTGGGGCATGTGCTCGGTGCTTGAGGCAGATGCCGGTTCGTCGGCGTGCGGCGTGCGGTGTCTTGCCCTGCCGGCCGACGCTGTGCGGACAGCAACCGGGTTCCGGATTCGGTAGGCGGAGCCGGGCGACCCGTCGGGCCATATGTCAAACCAGGATGATGTCGTACTTCTCTTGCGTATACGTGCTTTCCACTTCCAGCGACACGCGCTTGCCCACGAAATCTCCCAGCATGGCCAGGTGCTGGCTTTCCTCTTCCAGGAAGAGATCCACCACTTCCTGCGAGGCGAGGATGCGGAACTCCTTGGGATTGAACTGCCGCGCCTCGCGCAGGATTTCGCGCAGGATCTCATAGCAGACCGTGCGCGGCGTGCGCACGTTGCCGCGCGCCTCGCACATGGGGCAGGGTTCGCAGAGCTGGTGCGCCAGCGAATCGCGGGTCCGCTTGCGAGTCATCTCCACCAGGCCCAGCTGTGTGAAGCCGTTGACGGTCATGCGGGTGCGGTCGCGTGAAAGCGCCTTCTTCAGCTCGGCCAGCACGGTGTCGCGGTGCTCCTGCTCTTCCATGTCGATGAAGTCCAGGATCACGATGCCGCCCAGGTTGCGCAGCCGCAGCTGGCGCGCGATGGCTTGCGCGGCCTCCAGGTTCGTCTTGAAGATGGTGTCGTCGAAATTCCGGCCGCCGACGAATCCGCCCGTGTTCACGTCGACCGTGGTCAGCGCCTCGGTCTGGTCGATGATCAGGTAGCCGCCGGACTTCAGGTCCACGCGCCGCGACAGCGCGCGCGCGATTTCCTCGTCTACGTTCGCGGTATCGAACAGCGGGCGTTCGCCGCTGTAGTGACGCACCCGCTCCACCACCGACGGCGTATAGGTGCGCGCCCATTCCAGCATGGACGCGGTGGTGGTGCGAGAGTCCACCAGGATGGTGCCGGTGTTCGGACCGACCATGTCGCGCAGCACGCGCTGCGCCAGCGTCAGGTCCTGGTGCAGCAGGGCGGGGGCGGGTTGCGTGCGCGCCAGTGCCTGCACGCTGGTCCACAGCTTGCGCAGATAGGCCACGTCCGCGTTCAGTTCGTCGTCGTTGGCGCCTTCGGCCTGGGTGCGGACGATGAAGCCGCCTTTCTCCCCTTCGGGCATCAACGCCTGCAAGCGTTCGCGCAGCTGCGTGCGCTCGGTCTCGGAATCGATCTTCTGGGAGATGCCGATATGCGGATCATGCGGCAGATAGACCAGCATGCGGCCGGCCATGCTGATCTGCGTGGACAGCCGCGCGCCCTTGGTGCCCAGGGGGTCCTTGACCACCTGGACCATGATGGTCTGTCCTTCGAACAGCAGTTTTTCGATCGGCGTGGGCGGCAGCCCCTGGCTGCGCTCGCCCCGGTTCTCCCGCAGGTCCGCGATATGGATGAATGCCGCGCGTTCCAGCCCGATGTCGATGAATGCGCTTTGCATGCCCGGCAGCACGCGGACCACACGGCCCAGGTAAATATTGCCTACATGGCCGCGCTGGATGCTGCGCTCGACATGCAGTTCCTGCACCGCTCCCTGCTCGACCAGCGCGACGCGAGTCTCGAACGGGGTGACATTGATCAGGATGTCTTCGCTCATTGCGGTGGCAGTGGGCATGGGGCGGTCGTCTCCATTGAGTTGGGTGGGCGGCTTACAAGGCGAATAGTAAACGTACCGCCGGGGCAGGCAAGTCGAGACGGGGCGTTCTCGTTGACGAAGCTGGGGGCGGGTGGCACGGAATGGTGGCTGGGGGCAGGTGTTCGAATCCTGTTTTGCACAGAGGGGCGCGTTGGCGGGAGAGGGGAGAAGGGAGAAGGGAGAAGGGAGAAGGGAGAAGGGAGAAGGGAGAAGGGAGAAGGGAGAAGGGAGAAGGGAGAAGGGAGAAGGGAGAAGGGAGAAGGGAGAAGGGAGAAGGGAGAAGGGGCGCCCTGATTCACGGTCCTCGGAAAAGGGGCGTCGGAAAAGGGACGTCGACGGGTGTGGGCGGGTGTGGGCGGGTGACGGTTGCAGGTGTCCGTTTGAACCAGGTCGTACTGTGCTGCCGCTCGGAAGACAGGGCTGATCGGTTCGTTCTGATCCGGGTGCCCTGAGCGGGTGGCGCGGCCTTCTATATATATATATGGTGTGTCGTCGCATCCTATACATATAGGGATAAAGAGGTGGCGCCAGTGCGGCTGCCAGATCGCGGCGAATAAGTCCGTCGCACTCGGGGCTTCGCGGCGTCAGAAGCGGAGCCGGCGTCGGAGTCCTCAGGCAATGGGTTAGGAGCGAGGCAAGACCAGGGCCATCTCTATATAGGCTGGCCGCAACACACCAGCGAAGCCGGAGCGATCTCGCCACAGATTGCGTCCTGCGCTCGGCAGCCAACATCTTTTTTACGACCGCCGTGTGACAAGCGAAATTTCTGTGCTATAGTCTCGCTCCTTCGCAGTTCAAGCAGTTTTCTGAACCGCGAAGCCAAGCAGGACGCAACGGGTTGTTGGTTTTTCCAGCGATCTGCCGCAGCGGCAAACGAGGTCCTTCGGGGCGTTGAGCGCCAAGCGGTTATTGCAAGGTTCGGTGCAAATCAGGCAGAAGCCAGTTGCACAGACTGCAATAGTGTGTTATAGTTTTGGGCTTGGCTGGTGATGTTGATTCAGGGTTAACCCGGGTGGGCAGTCTGAACAAGATGGCAAGCCAACCGAGGTGTAGCCAACCTTCGATGCGATGCAAATTGAATCGAAGCTGCGGATAGGAAGTTTGAGCGAAAGCACAGGCGACCAGAAAGCAGGGT
The Achromobacter sp. AONIH1 DNA segment above includes these coding regions:
- a CDS encoding diguanylate cyclase, producing MEKKDRIYSLPAWRLTKWLVKPGRNVPADIQIALLGGLFGSLPIFFGGIINTLMVAALITLRRPEPPFLLWLALETLVCASRIVVLTSARRAALAGKPTHTDLYVVLALCWALSVGYGTFISLLSGDWIAATLACLSAASMVGGICVRNFGAPRLSAAMVALSIGPCALGALFTHESILWLVLVQVPLYMTSMSMASYRLNDMLVSTMLARRENELHARQDSLTGLLNRHGLFGALDIAVRNAGHGQAEYAVLYLDLDGFKAVNDTYGHAAGDTLLTQVSARLVALKPADAVAARIGGDEFVLLAGRLSEAEARELGERIIASVSLPYDLDQDKPVSIGGSVGIALIPRHGADRASVLHAADRALYLAKSAGKSRTAMAQP
- the msbA gene encoding lipid A export permease/ATP-binding protein MsbA, which encodes MNSAARKATLGSEPVKAELWGRIYKRVGAYWKGLVLAILLMAGAAATQPTLAVIMKPLLDEGFSGVKPHYVWSLPLAVVGLIFVRGVCNFFSDYLLAWVANNVLLGMRRDMFERLLGLPDADFKTGDTGRLLNRFTIDAGNVTGYATDVISVLVRETLVVIALICVLLYMSWVLTLIILIMLPVSVLVARVFIKRLRSINRDTVNMNAELTRVVSEGIDGQRVIKLFDGYEVERGRFAFVSGKLRRFAMRTTTADAALTPLTQVCISISVGAVIAVALSQANSGSLTVGSFASFMAALAQIFDPIKRLTNVAARMQKMLVSAESVFTLIDQKPEIDQGTRTLPEPVRGRVEFRGVGHRFPDADRDTLHDVSFTVEPGQTVALVGRSGSGKTTLVNMLPRFVLAETGTILVDDVPVNDLTLRSLRSHLSLVSQDVVLFDDTIAANVGYGALGEASEQQVRDALAAANLLEFVEGLPNGLQTQVGENAARLSGGQRQRLAIARALIKNAPILILDEATSALDNESERQVQASLERLMRGRTTLVIAHRLSTVQNADRIIVLDAGRIVEQGAHSELLAANGLYASLYKMQFRED
- a CDS encoding YdcF family protein, which translates into the protein MTFSSYLTNLIIPFNLCMTLVVIGLVLGLFRLRKTGGALIVAGLLWALAWSLPVTSVWLGGALESRYPHLSPEQSPTADAIVVLGGNTANGRANWFLPYEKDKAVVRIDIAAQLYLAGRAPKVLLSGGALEGDVSEARGMAHAIRQQGVPETALILENSSRTTYENAAMTEDQLKARGIGKILLVTSALHMPRAMAAFAKQGVVAIAAPAPPQIVPPTDGSLSLWVPDQRTFDASRSIIKEYAGLFVYWLRGWV
- a CDS encoding monovalent cation:proton antiporter-2 (CPA2) family protein, giving the protein MSVPAEGNQLVNVVVLLGAAVVAVPLFKRLGLGSVLGYLAAGLAIGPFGIGFFSDPKSILHVAELGVVMFLFIIGLEMQPSRLWKLRGEIFGLGVAQVLACGALLTGVGLLAGLSAPAAFMAAMGFVLSSTAIVMQILAERDETASAQGQRIVSILLLEDLAIVPLLALAALLAPAGTGGHGDPWTQAAIALGCVLALLAAGRWLLNPLFRLLAAARAREVMTAAALLVVLGAALLMELGGLSTAMGAFLAGVLLSESTFRHQLEAEVEPFRGILLGLFFLGVGMSLDLSAVAREWPLILAAVLIFMAVKSIGVYAVARALRASHGEALTRAALLAQGGEFAFVLYGAAAAVGIFDAHLAAVLTAVVIISMALTPLCVLALRWLLPKPAPSMDGVDVARDLDGCALIIGFGRFGQIVTQAMLARGIKVSILDTDTDAIRAAAKWGVKVYYGDGTRVDMLRTAGAGTAKLILVCIDDPKAVNHAVKLIKSEFPLVKLVVRAYDRIHALALVKEGVDFQVRETLESALAFGEAALREAGVPADEAEEAMADVRRRDAERFELEVAGGLFAGRSLLYGNMSSPADGRNDQPDREAPDSHEAARSTSV
- a CDS encoding glycosyltransferase family 9 protein codes for the protein MSEFSCLYVRLPNWVGDVCMSLPSLRALQAAGLPLVICARPWARDLLEGIDKQDFIAMRGKVGPDRAAVSAHRRALGVDGRRARGLLLPDSLSSALVFRLAGLPSAGYRDDGRSLLLRWPVNKPEASLHAVESWHYLTRAALTRWGLPAGPAHPAPTLDLPLTPAHERAADEALAAAGLTGKRFVLIAPTATGLHKGKVKVWPGFDTLTRGLQNQGHTVVMCPPPAETDEARRNAPTAQLLPPLSLGAFAALTARSALVICNDSGVSHVAAAASARQLTLFGVTRPGRTGPWSPRAVCVGAEDAWPPEDEVERQARRLLDGQQ